From one Perca flavescens isolate YP-PL-M2 chromosome 4, PFLA_1.0, whole genome shotgun sequence genomic stretch:
- the LOC114554284 gene encoding glutathione peroxidase 1 translates to MRMAGKVRRFYDLTAKLLSGESFSFSGLKGKVVLIENVASLUGTTTRDYTQMNELNSRYSAKGLVILGVPCNQFGHQENCKNDEILRSLKYVRPGNAFEPNFQLLEKVDVNGTDAHPLFVYLKEKLPFPCDDAMALMTDPKFIIWSPVSRNDVSWNFEKFLISPDGEPYKRYSRNFLTIDIEADIKELLKGVK, encoded by the exons ATGAGAATGGCTGGGAAAGTGAGAAGGTTTTACGACCTGACAGCTAAACTGCTTTCTGGAGAAAGCTTCAGTTTCTCTGGTCTGAAGGGGAAAGTTGTTCTCATTGAGAATGTGGCGTCTCTATGAGGAACAACAACCAGGGACTATACTCAGATGAACGAGCTCAACAGTCGTTACTCCGCCAAGGGACTCGTTATTCTGGGTGTGCCCTGTAATCAGTTTGGACATCAG GAGAACTGCAAAAATGATGAAATCCTAAGGTCTCTGAAGTATGTCCGTCCAGGGAATGCCTTTGAACCCAATTTTCAGCTCCTGGAGAAGGTGGATGTGAACGGAACAGATGCCCACCCTTTGTTTGTATATCTGAAAGAAAAGCTTCCATTCCCCTGTGATGATGCCATGGCTCTCATGACTGATCCAAAGTTCATAATTTGGAGTCCCGTCAGTAGGAATGACGTGTCCTGGAACTTTGAGAAGTTTCTTATCAGTCCTGATGGGGAGCCTTACAAGCGCTACAGCAGAAATTTCCTTACCATTGATATTGAGGCAGATATTAAAGAGCTACTTAAGGGGGTCAAGTAA
- the rbm5 gene encoding RNA-binding protein 5: MGADKRISRTERSGRYGSNQSRDESEWRDRRERDQERDHNMRRWGEERRSERFEGDRRGSRDSPEQRERKRRNSDRSEDGYHSDGDYPEQDYRKEPGEEKKSKTIMLWGLSPHVTEDDICFAIDQLEGPQPVDVRLMKKKTGISRGFAFVDFYHLQDATRWMETNQKRLTIQGKSVDMHYSHPRNKYEDWLCNTCGLYNFRRRLKCFRCGAAKAESETSSNTGVSETQPSGDFYGDTIILRNIAAMTNVEAILTSLAPYANLSSNNIRLIKDKQTGQNRGFAFVQLSSPLEASQLLTILQGLQPPLKLDGKTIGVDYAKSARKDLLLPDGNRVSAFSVASTAIAAAQWSSSQPQQSSEGMSEYSYLQEGYTPMSQEYQVYYQQAAAASTSQGNGILGAAPGVKIVPTVAGVVIAQTAQVYQPHIIAQPAVQALSLAQQLEAKAHTGHLSGIEAASVPGGLVASATVTAANTLAASADASTVPDTSTYQYDESSGYYYDPQTGLYYDPSTHYYYNSQTQQYLYWDSEKQTYVPASADANAALNDNAAAGGKEPKEGKEKKDKPKSKTAQQIAKDMERWAKSLNKHKDNFRSSFQPISQEERKEAAAADAGYILFEKKQAGSLDRLIPEVPRGPEEEPPTNSLNTSKCGLVAAYSGDSDPEEGVAEPDGGEGGQDKLTDWTKLACLLCRRQFPNKESLIRHQQLSDLHKKNMEVLLRSKMTEAELEELERKETELKYRDRAAERREKYGIPEPPAPKKKKFSQPTPVINYEQPTKDGLNSDNIGNKMLQAMGWKEGKGLGRNQQGITTPIEAQLRTKGAGLGTSGTNYTLSASDTYKDAVRKAMFARFTELE, from the exons ATGGGAGCTGATAAAAG GATTAGTCGGACGGAACGTAGCGGTAGATATGGCTCTAACCAGTCGCGCGATGAATCAGAATGGCGCGACAGGCGAGAGAGGGACCAAGAGCGTGATCACAACATGCGGCGCTGGGGCGAAGAGAGACGCAGTGAGCGTTTTGAAGGAGATCGTCGAGGATCAAGAGACAGTCCAGAG CAAAGAGAAAGGAAACGACGCAACAGCGATAGATCAGAAGATGGTTATCACTCTGATGGCGACTACCCAGAGCAGGATTACAGAAAGGAGCCtggggaggagaagaagagtaaGACCATCATGCTCTGGGGTCTGTCTCCTCATGTCACTGAAGATGAT ATTTGTTTTGCCATAGACCAACTGGAGGGACCGCAGCCAGTGGATGTTAGgctgatgaaaaagaaaacag GTATAAGCCGTGGTTTCGCCTTCGTGGACTTTTATCACTTGCAAGATGCTACCCGATGGATGGAGACCAATCAG AAACGTCTGACCATCCAAGGCAAAAGCGTGGACATGCACTACAGTCACCCCAGAAACAAGTATGAAGACTGGCTCTGCAACACT TGTGGCCTGTACAATTTCCGGAGGAGGCTGAAGTGCTTCAGGTGTGGAGCAGCCAAAGCCG AAAGTGAAACCAGCAGTAATACTGGAGTCTCTGAAACTCAACCCAGCGGAGATTTCTATGGCGATA CAATCATCCTGAGAAATATTGCTGCTATGACCAACGTAGAAGCCATCTTGACATCCCTGGCACCATATGCTAATCTTTCATCTAACAACATTCGCCTCATCAAGGACAAGCAGACAGGCCAGAACAGAGGCTTTGCGTTTGTACAGCTGTCCTCTCCTTTG GAGGCCTCTCAGCTGCTAACCATCTTACAGGGACTGCAGCCGCCTCTAAAATTGGATGGAAAAACAATTGGGGTGGATTATGCTAAGAGCGCTAGAAA GGACCTTTTACTACCTGATGGGAATCGTGTCAGTGCCTTCTCTGTGGCCAGCACAGCCATTGCGGCAGCCCAGTGGTCTTCAAGTCAG CCACAGCAGAGCTCAGAGGGAATGTCAGAGTACAGCTACCTGCAAGAAGGCTATACTCCAATGTCACAG GAATACCAAGTGTACTACCagcaagcagcagcagccagcacCTCCCAGGGAAATGGGATTCTAGGAG CTGCCCCAGGTGTAAAGATTGTTCCAACTGTAGCTGGAGTAGTAATCGCGCAGACTGCACAAGTCTACCAACCTCATATAATTGCGCAGCCAGCAGTTCAG GCATTGTCACTTGCCCAGCAATTGGAGGCGAAAGCCCACACAGGACATCTTTCAGGCATTGAAGCTGCATCTGTGCCTGGTGGCCTTGTAGCTTCTGCCACTGTTACCGCTGCCAATACATTAGCAGCCTCAGCTGACGCAAGCACTG TTCCTGATACGTCCACCTATCAGTATGACGAGTCCTCTGGCTACTATTACGATCCTCAAACTGGCCTCTACTATGACCCAAGCACTCAT TATTACTACAACTCTCAGACCCAGCAGTATCTGTACTGGGACAGTGAGAAGCAAACATACGTACCTGCCTCAGCCGACGCAAATGCTGCACTAAATGATAACGCAGCAGCAGGCGGCAAAGAACCTAAAGAGGGCAAGGAGAAAAAGGACAAGCCCAAAAGCAAGACTGCTCAGCAG ATTGCTAAAGACATGGAACGGTGGGCTAAAAGTCTCAACAAGCATAAAGACAACTTCAGGAGTAGCTTTCAGCCCATTAGTcaagaagagaggaaggaggcaGCAGCTGCTGATGCTGGCTACATACTGTTTGAAAAGAAG caGGCAGGCAGTCTAGACAGACTCATTCCAGAAGTACCAAGGGGCCCTGAGGAGGAACCACCAACCAACTCACTCAACACTTCCAAG TGTGGCCTTGTGGCAGCCTACAGTGGAGACAGTGACCCTGAGGAGGGGGTAGCAGAGCCTGATGGGGGTGAAGGAGGCCAGGACAAGCTGACAGACTGGACAAAATTGGCCTGCTTGCTGTGTAGAAGACAGTTTCCCAACAAAGAGAGTCTAATTCGACATCAGCAACTCTCTGACCTCCACAAG AAAAACATGGAGGTTCTCCTCAGATCCAAAATGACCGAAGCAGAGCTGGAAGAgttggagagaaaagaaactGAG CTGAAATATAGAGACCGTGCGgctgagaggagagaaaaatatGGCATCCCTGAACCCCCAGCGCCCAAAAAGAAGAAGTTTAGTCAACCAACACCAGTAAT TAACTATGAACAGCCCACTAAAGACGGCCTTAACAGTGACAATATTGGGAACAAAATGCTGCAGGCCATGGGATGGAAGGAGGGTAAAGGTCTCGGTCGCAACCAGCAAGGCATCACTACACCAATTGAG GCACAGTTGAGAACAAAGGGAGCTGGACTTGGCACTTCAGGCACCAACTACACACTCTCTGCTTCAGACACGTACAAAGACGCAGTCCGCAAAGCCATGTTTGCGCGCTTCACTGAATTGGAATGA
- the brk1 gene encoding LOW QUALITY PROTEIN: putative protein BRICK1 (The sequence of the model RefSeq protein was modified relative to this genomic sequence to represent the inferred CDS: deleted 1 base in 1 codon), whose product MAGQEDPVQREIHQDWANREYIEVITSSIKKIADFLNSFDMSCRSRLATLNEKLTALERRIEYIEARVTKGETLT is encoded by the exons ATGGCTGGCCAGGAAGATCCAGTGCAAAGAGAGATTCACCAAGATTGGGCGAATCGAGAGTATATAGAAGTTATAACaagcagcata aaaaaaatcgcCGACTTTCTCAACTCCTTTG ATATGTCGTGTCGATCCCGCTTGGCCACCCTCAATGAGAAGCTGACAGCGTTGGAGAGGAGGATTGAATATATTGAGGCGAGA GTCACGAAAGGAGAGACCTTGACCTAG